In the genome of Alphaproteobacteria bacterium, the window CTATCGATGGGGGTTCGCCTCGACGTTCCGGATTTCGGACAAATGATGCCCGTAAAAAAACATATCAAACGCGACAGCCGGGCCGGCGGCCCGACCATCGCCACATCGGTCTATGACCGGCTGCGGGCCGACATCATCATTGGCGCGCTCGAGCCCGGACACCGTCTCGGCACCGATCAACTGCGCGGGCGATACGGTGTGGGCATCAGCCCGGTCCGGGAGGCTCTTAACCGCCTGCTCGCCGAGAAGCTGGTTTGTTTCGAGGATCAGAAGGGTTTCCATGTCGCGGGCATCGGCGAGGAAGACCTGCATGACCTCATCCGCATGCGGTGCTGGGCCGAAGAGATCGCGTTGCGCGAATCCATGGCCAACACGACCCCGGAGTGGGAAGAGTCGATCCTGCTCGCCTATCATCGCCTGTCGCGCACCCCGCGGTCTGCCCAGTCCGAACAGTTCGAGTTCAATCCCGAGTGGGAAGTCCTGCACCGGGAGTTTCACACGGTGTTGCTGGCGAACTGCGGCTCGCCGCGACTGCTCGCCCATTGCGAACTTCTGGCCGACCAGTCCAAACGCTATCGCCAGCTCGCCGCGTCGATCAGCTACCCTGCCCGGTCCGAGGGCGACGAGCATAAATCCCTCATGGACAAAACGCTCTCCGGCGACGCGGACGTCGCCGTCGCGGCCCACCACGATCATCTGCGCAAGACCATGGAGATCATCATCGGGTCCGGCCTCTCGCTCCCGACCGGCAAGATTGCGGTCTGAATCGCAGGCACGGATGTGCCGCTGAAGTCGCCGGGGCGGCCCGAAACGGTCTTGACCTTCCGGCAACTGGAACCTGTACACCCGCGCCATGCGGGTAAGACAATCATTCCGAAATACGCGCGCCAGGCTGACGATATTCGCCGTTGTTCTTGCGCTGGGTGTCGCTGCCTACAGCGGGTTCAACGACAACCCGGGCGGTGACGTCACGCGTGAAAACCTATCAGATACGCAGGTGGTCGCACGGGGCCAGGAGATTTACACTGCGAACTGTGCGGCCTGCCACGGCACCAGGCTGGAAGGGCAACCGAACTGGCGGGTCCGGAACGCCAACGGCCGCTTGCCCGCACCGCCACATGACGCATCGGGGCACACGTGGCACCACGACGATCAGACCCTGTTCGATTTGACCAAATTCGGGCTATCCAAACTGATCGGCAGCCCCGTCGCGACCGACATGCCGGTCTATGAGGGCCGGCTCACGGACAAAGAAATCTGGGCGGTTCTCGCGTTCATCAAGTCGCAATGGCCGGACACCATCCGGCAACGGCAGTCTTCGCTCGCCCCCCGATAGGCGCCTACTGCAGCGAGTTCATGATGTGCTCCGCATAGCCGGGCCGTTCCTGTAGCCGCTCGTACCAGGCCCGAATATTGGGGCGCTCGGGACGGGCTATATCCAGTTCGTACCAGCGATAGATCACACCACCGACGGGAATGTCGCCCATTGTGAGTTTGTCGCCGGCGACAAACCGGCGATCGGCAAGCGCACTATCCAGCACGGCGCTGATCTCACCGGCGGCCTTGATCCCCTGATCGATCAGTGCCCTATTTTGCTGATCTGGCGGCGTACGGATCAACTGATGAAAAACCGGCCGCAGGGCGGGCCAGAACGTTGCGGTTTGCCAGTCCATCCAGCGATCCGCATCCGCACGCACATGCGGATCTTCCGGCCACAGCGTGCCACGGCCGTGCTTTTCGGCGAGGTAGCGCAGGCAGGCATTCGACTCCCAAAGGATGAACCCATCGTCGTCGATCGTGGGCACAACCCGGTTTGGATTCATCGAAAGATAGGCATCGGTGAACCCGAACTCACCCGCCATGTCCGGGCGCGAAAAATCCACGCCCATTTCCGCACAGCCCCAAAGCAACTTCTGCACATTGGAAGATGTGTGACGGCCCCAGATCGTAAGCGCCATGCCCAGCTCCCGCTTGCTGAAACTAGAATCTAGTCAACGATGTTCCACTTCTCGGTGACCTTCGTCCCGGCTGCCTGGAAAACCCGCGACACCGGGCAGAAGATCGGCAGCATCTCCTGCACTTCCTTCAACTGCTCTGCGCTCGCATCGGTCTTGGCAGTGATCGTCAGTGTGATCTCCGGAAACGGCACATCGATTTCCTCGGCGAGGACCACGCCGCGTCGATCGAAAATCACGTCCGCGTCGATGCTGATGAGCTCGAAGTTCAGTTTCTTGTGTTCCGCAATGCGGATGGTGACGTTGTTCGTGCAGCCGATAAGGGCCGCGATCATGGTTTCCGTCGGCGAGGCCGCGACATTGGTTCCGTTCCGCTCCAGCGGTTCATCGGTCGTCACCGAAACATCGCGCACCGTGATGTCGGTGCGCGCGTGCGACGTGGACACGCCGTGCATTGTGTAGATCGACGGCTTGACCGTGATTTTACCTTCAGCCATTGGGTACTCCTGAGTGAAATATAATATGTAGGGGTGCTAGATATGGAAGCATTCCCCGTTCGCATAGAGGTGCGCTATGTTGTTGTCTAGTCAATAGCTGCACCGCGCCGATAACGAAGCTCGGGCAAACAAGTTG includes:
- a CDS encoding glutathione S-transferase, with the translated sequence MALTIWGRHTSSNVQKLLWGCAEMGVDFSRPDMAGEFGFTDAYLSMNPNRVVPTIDDDGFILWESNACLRYLAEKHGRGTLWPEDPHVRADADRWMDWQTATFWPALRPVFHQLIRTPPDQQNRALIDQGIKAAGEISAVLDSALADRRFVAGDKLTMGDIPVGGVIYRWYELDIARPERPNIRAWYERLQERPGYAEHIMNSLQ
- a CDS encoding cytochrome c; its protein translation is MRVRQSFRNTRARLTIFAVVLALGVAAYSGFNDNPGGDVTRENLSDTQVVARGQEIYTANCAACHGTRLEGQPNWRVRNANGRLPAPPHDASGHTWHHDDQTLFDLTKFGLSKLIGSPVATDMPVYEGRLTDKEIWAVLAFIKSQWPDTIRQRQSSLAPR
- a CDS encoding OsmC family protein → MAEGKITVKPSIYTMHGVSTSHARTDITVRDVSVTTDEPLERNGTNVAASPTETMIAALIGCTNNVTIRIAEHKKLNFELISIDADVIFDRRGVVLAEEIDVPFPEITLTITAKTDASAEQLKEVQEMLPIFCPVSRVFQAAGTKVTEKWNIVD
- a CDS encoding GntR family transcriptional regulator; protein product: MPVKKHIKRDSRAGGPTIATSVYDRLRADIIIGALEPGHRLGTDQLRGRYGVGISPVREALNRLLAEKLVCFEDQKGFHVAGIGEEDLHDLIRMRCWAEEIALRESMANTTPEWEESILLAYHRLSRTPRSAQSEQFEFNPEWEVLHREFHTVLLANCGSPRLLAHCELLADQSKRYRQLAASISYPARSEGDEHKSLMDKTLSGDADVAVAAHHDHLRKTMEIIIGSGLSLPTGKIAV